One Xiphophorus maculatus strain JP 163 A chromosome 9, X_maculatus-5.0-male, whole genome shotgun sequence DNA segment encodes these proteins:
- the dot1l gene encoding histone-lysine N-methyltransferase, H3 lysine-79 specific isoform X4 yields MGEKLELKLKSPVGAEPAGYPWPLPVYDKHHDAAHEIIETIRWVCEEIPDLKLAMENYVLIDYDTKSFESMQRLCDKYNRAIDSIHQLWKGTTQPMKLNKRPSNGLLRHILQQVYNHSVTDPEKLNNYEPFSPEVYGETSFDLVAQIIDEMEMMEEDTFVDLGSGVGQVVLQVAAATNCKHYYGVEKADIPASYAETMDKEFKKWMRWYGKKHGEYTLERGDFLSEEWKERIATTSIIFVNNFAFGPEVDHQLKERFANMKEGGKIVSSKPFAPLNFRINSRNLSDIGTIMRVVELSPLRGSVSWTGKPVSYYLHTIDRTILENYFASLKNPKLREEQEAARRRQQKDTKDSKSNNTTPTKLKEQNKQQQDSGGEEERPRLVTVVKPPPKPRRTRLLAKGRKLNNKKRGRPKKATPAAEKNKKNQSALDLLHAKTLSAAPPQDAYRPPQTPFYQLPPKVQHYNPSQLLMSPTPPGLQQLLDNIKVQYLQFMAHMKTPQYRSNLQQLLELEKEKHRDLSGQAEQLHLVCQSHKDKIKGLFQTKLDELGVKALTVEDLIQAQKEISAHNRQLKEQTKQLEREMVLLRDHSLLLLKSRCEELKLDWGSLCLESLLKEKQALRRQISEKQKHCLELQISIVELEKSQRQQELLQLKSYSPRDSSPYRKSLDSRGSTDMDSSRLGLSSAPALNGISPDLSVNGTGSPCFDRANAKAELSRYLPISPDHDAVAAASEARQRQQSSSQPDYTRFSPAKIALRRHLNQDPTASAHLRGSGLMTHRELGGVNSPHGAKQNCPSPNSSDSQCNVKISDRVGKERSPSVQGDSITSLPISIPLSTVHPSKLPVSIPLASVVLPSRAERLRNTPSPVSQSGQTNGYSCSSGLMNGGPHPEDHNGASLSPLPHSNSPLTGPMSRGGPIQSPSLSTGGVLHYADGPPRILPEDGAERQGNGNCVAGGSRLHHHAGSTKQGYHSNHGNHHHQSPSTQHAHTPTHTSSSHSFGSQEGRRRGRRKRGSTGAAASGSPKRRSFPGVSSNGHSTGSPLNINSMVNNINQPLEISAISSPEQSSRSPHGPDLDQPPVLKRERPLELNGTGRYSTAPSSDDEDSGYPPDSSSSRIERKIATISLESREGHGRLGDGERGRKSGSSSGNSTGSEASSSSFCSNSKWKSTFSPISDPKQPNSDLRQGGSPFSTGGSSRSTDSDSDYKQQNGRKAGDGDSSSYMTPNPFLSQETGTWAVASSSVQGGTASDQRQVLQKQKGPRDWELKTTSSMASQNLFIAAAAATSGGGILNGKVGGSPVAVSSTTGSAMGQYLGSQFPLGGASVLQSLFGAQTGVTVNGTSRLVNGHSALGSFASAGLAGGAAAGGI; encoded by the exons ATGGGAGAAAAGCTGGAGCTAAAGCTCAAATCGCCGGTTGGAGCGGAACCCGCTGGTTATCCCTGGCCGTTACCAGTATAC GATAAACACCACGATGCTGCTCACGAAATCATCGAGACCATTCG gtGGGTGTGTGAGGAAATCCCTGACCTCAAACTTGCAATGGAAAATTATGTTCTCATCGATTATGACACCAAGAG CTTTGAGAGCATGCAGAGACTTTGTGACAAGTACAACAGGGCCATTGACAGCATCCACCAGCTG TGGAAGGGGACTACCCAGCCCATGAAGCTAAACAAGCGTCCTTCCAACGGGCTCCTGAGACATATCCTACAGCAGGTGTACAACCACTCAGTGACCGACCCCGAGAAGCTGAACAACTACGAACCCTTCTCCCCTGAGGTATATGGAGAGACCTCCTTCGACTTGGTGGCTCAGATCATCGATGAGATGGAAATGATGGAAGAAGACACATTCGTTGACCTTGGCAGTG GAGTGGGGCAGGTGGTGCTGCAGGTTGCAGCAGCAACAAACTGTAAACACTACTATGGAGTAGAGAAAGCAGACATTCCAGCTAGCTATGCAGAG aCCATGGataaagagtttaaaaagtGGATGAGATGGTATGGGAAGAAGCATGGAGAGTACACA cTGGAAAGAGGCGATTTTCTATCTGAAGAATGGAAAGAAAGGATAGCCACCACAAG tattatttttgtgaataaCTTTGCCTTTGGTCCAGAAGTAGATCACCAGCTGAAGGAGCGCTTTGCAAACATGAAGGAAG GAGGCAAAATTGTGTCCTCCAAACCCTTTGCACCTTTAAATTTTCGAATCAACAGTCGAAACTTGAGCG ATATTGGCACAATAATGCGCGTGGTGGAACTCTCTCCATTGAGGGGCTCAGTGTCGTGGACTGGAAAGCCGGTTTCCTACTACCTTCATACCATAGACCGCACTATA CTTGAAAACTATTTTGCCAGTCTAAAGAATCCTAAACTCAGG GAGGAGCAAGAGGCAGCTAGACGACGTCAACAAAAGGACACAAAGGACAGCAAAAGCAATAACACCACCCCCACAAAACTTAAGGAGCAAAATAAG CAGCAGCAGGACTCTGGTGGTGAGGAGGAGCGTCCTAGACTGGTGACCGTGGTCAAGCCCCCTCCCAAACCCCGAAGAACTCGGCTGCTGGCCAAAGGTCGCAAGCTAAACAACAAGAAACGTGGTCGACCCAAGAAAGCCACCCCTGCTGCTGAGAAGAATAAGAAGAATCAGAGCGCATTAGATCTGCTGCATGCTAAAACCCTTTCTGCAGCACCACCTCAGG ATGCATACCGGCCACCTCAGACTCCCTTCTACCAGCTACCTCCCAAGGTCCAGCACTATAATCCCAGTCAGCTGCTGATGAGCCCAACTCCTCCGGGTCTGCAACAACTACTTG ATAACATCAAAGTCCAGTACCTCCAATTTATGGCTCACATGAAGACTCCTCAGTATCGCTCCAATCTGCAGCAGCTTTTGGAGCTGGAGAAG GAGAAACACAGGGATTTGTCAGGACAGGCAGAGCAGCTCCATTTGGTGTGTCAGTCTCACAAGGACAAGATTAAAGGACTCTTCCAAACCAAACTAGACGAG CTTGGAGTCAAAGCTCTGACTGTGGAGGACCTCATCCAGGCTCAGAAGGAGATATCAGCCCACAACCGTCAGCTAAAAGAACAAACTAAGCAGCTTGAAAGAGAAATGGTTCTCCTGAGGGACCACAGTCTGCTTCTG CTCAAGTCTCGATGTGAGGAGCTGAAGCTAGATTGGGGATCTCTGTGTTTGGAGAGTTTGTTGAAGGAGAAGCAGGCGCTGCGCAGACAGATTTCTGAGAAACAGAAGCACTGCTTGGAGTTGCAG ATTAGCATCGTTGAGCTGGAAAAGAGTCAAAGGCaacaggagctgctgcagctcaaatCCTACAGCCCTCGTGATAGCTCCCCCTACAGGAAGAGTCTGGATTCACGAGGCTCCACCGACATGGACTCTTCTAGGCTCGGCCTGTCGTCGGCCCCAGCACTGAACGGCATCAGCCCAGATCTTTCGGTCAACGGGACAGGCTCGCCGTGTTTCGACCGGGCTAATGCAAAAGCAGAGCTTTCTCGCTACCTTCCCATCTCTCCGGACCACGACGCGGTGGCTGCCGCCTCCGAGGCGCGACAGAGGCAGCAGAGCTCTTCCCAGCCTGATTACACTCGCTTCTCACCTGCCAAGATTGCCTTACGGAGGCATCTGAACCAAGACCCCACTGCCTCTGCTCATTTAAGAGGATCGGGCCTAATGACGCACAG GGAACTGGGAGGTGTTAACTCCCCTCATGGAGccaaacaaaactgtccttctcCCAATTCATCCGATTCTCAGTGTAATGTGAAAATCTCTGACAGG gTCGGCAAGGAGAGGAGTCCGTCAGTTCAGGGTGACAGCATCACTAGCCTTCCCATCAGCATCCCTTTGAGTACTGTCCATCCCAGCAAACTTCCAGTCAGCATTCCGCTGGCCAGTGTGGTGCTGCCCAGTCGGGCTGAGAGACTT AGAAATACTCCCAGCCCTGTGTCTCAATCAGGTCAGACCAATG GATACTCATGTAGCTCAGGGCTAATGAATGGAGGTCCCCACCCTGAGGACCACAATGGTGCTTCTTTATCACCTCTTCCACACAGCAACAGTCCTTTGACAGGACCAATGAGTCGAGGTGGTCCCATCCAGAGCCCGTCGCTGAGCACCGGAGGGGTGCTCCACTATGCCGACGGACCCCCCAGGATTCTTCCTGAAGATGGAGCGGAGCGCCAAG GCAACGGGAACTGCGTGGCTGGAGGATCGCGCCTTCATCATCATGCTGGCTCGACCAAGCAGGGATACCACAGTAACCATGGGAACCACCACCACCAGTCTCCGAGCACGCAGCAcgcacacacgccaacacacacgtCATCCTCCCACAGCTTCGGCTCTCAGGAGGGGCGTAGGCGTGGGAGGAGGAAACGCGGCTCCACCGGGGCGGCGGCCAGCGGATCCCCGAAGAGACGCTCCTTCCCCGGGGTCAGCTCCAACGGCCACTCAACAGGATCCCCACTCAACATTAACTCCATG GTGAACAACATCAACCAGCCTCTGGAAATCTCCGCCATTTCTTCTCCAGAACAATCAAGCCGCAGCCCCCACGGTCCTGACCTGGACCAGCCCCCCGTCTTGAAGAGAGAGCGCCCTCTGGAGCTCAATGGTACTGGTCGATACTCGACCGCTCCCAGCTCGGATGACGAGGACTCAGGATATCCTCCTGACAGCTCCAGTTCCCG CATCGAAAGAAAAATAGCCACTATATCACTGGAGAGCAGAGAGGGTCATGGTAGGCTGGGTGACGGGGAACGAG GAAGGAAATCTGGCAGCAGCAGTGGTAACAGCACAGGCAGTGAGGCTTCCTCTTCATCCTTTTGTTCAAACAGCAAGTGGAAATCAACGTTTTCCCCCATATCAGACCCCAAGCAGCCCAACTCAGACCTCAGGCAGGGGGGCTCCCCGTTCAGCACGGGGGGCTCGAGCCGAAGCACAGACTCCGACTCGGACTACAAGCAGCAGAATGGGAGGAAAGCGGGCGACGGGGATTCCTCCAGCTACATGACCCCCAACCCTTTCCTCAGTCAGGAGACGGGAACGTGGGCAGTAGCAAGCAGCAGCGTCCAGGGAGGGACCGCTTCAGACCAGCGGCAGGTTCTTCAGAAGCAGAAGGGCCCCCGCGACTGGGAGCTGAAGACCACCAGCAGCATGGCCAGTCAGAACCTCTTCATCGCTGCCGCTGCCGCCACCAGCGGAGGCGGCATTCTGAATGGGAAAGTTGGGGGCAGTCCTGTGGCGGTATCCTCAACCACTGGGTCAGCGATGGGGCAGTACCTGGGCTCCCAGTTTCCACTTGGAGGAGCCTCAGTCCTGCAGTCCTTGTTCGGGGCCCAGACGGGTGTCACTGTGAACGGGACCTCCCGGCTCGTGAACGGACACTCTGCCCTCGGCAGCTTCGCCAGCGCGGGGCTGGCAGggggagcagcagcaggag GTATTTGA
- the dot1l gene encoding histone-lysine N-methyltransferase, H3 lysine-79 specific isoform X3, giving the protein MGEKLELKLKSPVGAEPAGYPWPLPVYDKHHDAAHEIIETIRWVCEEIPDLKLAMENYVLIDYDTKSFESMQRLCDKYNRAIDSIHQLWKGTTQPMKLNKRPSNGLLRHILQQVYNHSVTDPEKLNNYEPFSPEVYGETSFDLVAQIIDEMEMMEEDTFVDLGSGVGQVVLQVAAATNCKHYYGVEKADIPASYAETMDKEFKKWMRWYGKKHGEYTLERGDFLSEEWKERIATTSIIFVNNFAFGPEVDHQLKERFANMKEGGKIVSSKPFAPLNFRINSRNLSDIGTIMRVVELSPLRGSVSWTGKPVSYYLHTIDRTILENYFASLKNPKLREEQEAARRRQQKDTKDSKSNNTTPTKLKEQNKQQDSGGEEERPRLVTVVKPPPKPRRTRLLAKGRKLNNKKRGRPKKATPAAEKNKKNQSALDLLHAKTLSAAPPQDAYRPPQTPFYQLPPKVQHYNPSQLLMSPTPPGLQQLLDNIKVQYLQFMAHMKTPQYRSNLQQLLELEKEKHRDLSGQAEQLHLVCQSHKDKIKGLFQTKLDELGVKALTVEDLIQAQKEISAHNRQLKEQTKQLEREMVLLRDHSLLLLKSRCEELKLDWGSLCLESLLKEKQALRRQISEKQKHCLELQISIVELEKSQRQQELLQLKSYSPRDSSPYRKSLDSRGSTDMDSSRLGLSSAPALNGISPDLSVNGTGSPCFDRANAKAELSRYLPISPDHDAVAAASEARQRQQSSSQPDYTRFSPAKIALRRHLNQDPTASAHLRGSGLMTHRELGGVNSPHGAKQNCPSPNSSDSQCNVKISDRVGKERSPSVQGDSITSLPISIPLSTVHPSKLPVSIPLASVVLPSRAERLRNTPSPVSQSGQTNGYSCSSGLMNGGPHPEDHNGASLSPLPHSNSPLTGPMSRGGPIQSPSLSTGGVLHYADGPPRILPEDGAERQGNGNCVAGGSRLHHHAGSTKQGYHSNHGNHHHQSPSTQHAHTPTHTSSSHSFGSQEGRRRGRRKRGSTGAAASGSPKRRSFPGVSSNGHSTGSPLNINSMVNNINQPLEISAISSPEQSSRSPHGPDLDQPPVLKRERPLELNGTGRYSTAPSSDDEDSGYPPDSSSSRIERKIATISLESREGHGRLGDGERGRKSGSSSGNSTGSEASSSSFCSNSKWKSTFSPISDPKQPNSDLRQGGSPFSTGGSSRSTDSDSDYKQQNGRKAGDGDSSSYMTPNPFLSQETGTWAVASSSVQGGTASDQRQVLQKQKGPRDWELKTTSSMASQNLFIAAAAATSGGGILNGKVGGSPVAVSSTTGSAMGQYLGSQFPLGGASVLQSLFGAQTGVTVNGTSRLVNGHSALGSFASAGLAGGAAAGGIFHHVVPSASSHQFGATLSTSGGLSSLLSLSSSSSASPQTQQHTTAPPAPTRLTSVSSSVPLSPSQAQHSRTQSVLHSPSPPTLLLPPPPPLHSVPSSSSSSSASTHPDVSPSSRSDPLHPSRLPQPSLHHQRIHLSLSLSITTSSTASTSVCTTVAASPSVPSSSLSTLSSSRPFAVHYSPRLPLPPPPSVSGGGGSMWRTQGMHGPHTAAQIPGSRLR; this is encoded by the exons ATGGGAGAAAAGCTGGAGCTAAAGCTCAAATCGCCGGTTGGAGCGGAACCCGCTGGTTATCCCTGGCCGTTACCAGTATAC GATAAACACCACGATGCTGCTCACGAAATCATCGAGACCATTCG gtGGGTGTGTGAGGAAATCCCTGACCTCAAACTTGCAATGGAAAATTATGTTCTCATCGATTATGACACCAAGAG CTTTGAGAGCATGCAGAGACTTTGTGACAAGTACAACAGGGCCATTGACAGCATCCACCAGCTG TGGAAGGGGACTACCCAGCCCATGAAGCTAAACAAGCGTCCTTCCAACGGGCTCCTGAGACATATCCTACAGCAGGTGTACAACCACTCAGTGACCGACCCCGAGAAGCTGAACAACTACGAACCCTTCTCCCCTGAGGTATATGGAGAGACCTCCTTCGACTTGGTGGCTCAGATCATCGATGAGATGGAAATGATGGAAGAAGACACATTCGTTGACCTTGGCAGTG GAGTGGGGCAGGTGGTGCTGCAGGTTGCAGCAGCAACAAACTGTAAACACTACTATGGAGTAGAGAAAGCAGACATTCCAGCTAGCTATGCAGAG aCCATGGataaagagtttaaaaagtGGATGAGATGGTATGGGAAGAAGCATGGAGAGTACACA cTGGAAAGAGGCGATTTTCTATCTGAAGAATGGAAAGAAAGGATAGCCACCACAAG tattatttttgtgaataaCTTTGCCTTTGGTCCAGAAGTAGATCACCAGCTGAAGGAGCGCTTTGCAAACATGAAGGAAG GAGGCAAAATTGTGTCCTCCAAACCCTTTGCACCTTTAAATTTTCGAATCAACAGTCGAAACTTGAGCG ATATTGGCACAATAATGCGCGTGGTGGAACTCTCTCCATTGAGGGGCTCAGTGTCGTGGACTGGAAAGCCGGTTTCCTACTACCTTCATACCATAGACCGCACTATA CTTGAAAACTATTTTGCCAGTCTAAAGAATCCTAAACTCAGG GAGGAGCAAGAGGCAGCTAGACGACGTCAACAAAAGGACACAAAGGACAGCAAAAGCAATAACACCACCCCCACAAAACTTAAGGAGCAAAATAAG CAGCAGGACTCTGGTGGTGAGGAGGAGCGTCCTAGACTGGTGACCGTGGTCAAGCCCCCTCCCAAACCCCGAAGAACTCGGCTGCTGGCCAAAGGTCGCAAGCTAAACAACAAGAAACGTGGTCGACCCAAGAAAGCCACCCCTGCTGCTGAGAAGAATAAGAAGAATCAGAGCGCATTAGATCTGCTGCATGCTAAAACCCTTTCTGCAGCACCACCTCAGG ATGCATACCGGCCACCTCAGACTCCCTTCTACCAGCTACCTCCCAAGGTCCAGCACTATAATCCCAGTCAGCTGCTGATGAGCCCAACTCCTCCGGGTCTGCAACAACTACTTG ATAACATCAAAGTCCAGTACCTCCAATTTATGGCTCACATGAAGACTCCTCAGTATCGCTCCAATCTGCAGCAGCTTTTGGAGCTGGAGAAG GAGAAACACAGGGATTTGTCAGGACAGGCAGAGCAGCTCCATTTGGTGTGTCAGTCTCACAAGGACAAGATTAAAGGACTCTTCCAAACCAAACTAGACGAG CTTGGAGTCAAAGCTCTGACTGTGGAGGACCTCATCCAGGCTCAGAAGGAGATATCAGCCCACAACCGTCAGCTAAAAGAACAAACTAAGCAGCTTGAAAGAGAAATGGTTCTCCTGAGGGACCACAGTCTGCTTCTG CTCAAGTCTCGATGTGAGGAGCTGAAGCTAGATTGGGGATCTCTGTGTTTGGAGAGTTTGTTGAAGGAGAAGCAGGCGCTGCGCAGACAGATTTCTGAGAAACAGAAGCACTGCTTGGAGTTGCAG ATTAGCATCGTTGAGCTGGAAAAGAGTCAAAGGCaacaggagctgctgcagctcaaatCCTACAGCCCTCGTGATAGCTCCCCCTACAGGAAGAGTCTGGATTCACGAGGCTCCACCGACATGGACTCTTCTAGGCTCGGCCTGTCGTCGGCCCCAGCACTGAACGGCATCAGCCCAGATCTTTCGGTCAACGGGACAGGCTCGCCGTGTTTCGACCGGGCTAATGCAAAAGCAGAGCTTTCTCGCTACCTTCCCATCTCTCCGGACCACGACGCGGTGGCTGCCGCCTCCGAGGCGCGACAGAGGCAGCAGAGCTCTTCCCAGCCTGATTACACTCGCTTCTCACCTGCCAAGATTGCCTTACGGAGGCATCTGAACCAAGACCCCACTGCCTCTGCTCATTTAAGAGGATCGGGCCTAATGACGCACAG GGAACTGGGAGGTGTTAACTCCCCTCATGGAGccaaacaaaactgtccttctcCCAATTCATCCGATTCTCAGTGTAATGTGAAAATCTCTGACAGG gTCGGCAAGGAGAGGAGTCCGTCAGTTCAGGGTGACAGCATCACTAGCCTTCCCATCAGCATCCCTTTGAGTACTGTCCATCCCAGCAAACTTCCAGTCAGCATTCCGCTGGCCAGTGTGGTGCTGCCCAGTCGGGCTGAGAGACTT AGAAATACTCCCAGCCCTGTGTCTCAATCAGGTCAGACCAATG GATACTCATGTAGCTCAGGGCTAATGAATGGAGGTCCCCACCCTGAGGACCACAATGGTGCTTCTTTATCACCTCTTCCACACAGCAACAGTCCTTTGACAGGACCAATGAGTCGAGGTGGTCCCATCCAGAGCCCGTCGCTGAGCACCGGAGGGGTGCTCCACTATGCCGACGGACCCCCCAGGATTCTTCCTGAAGATGGAGCGGAGCGCCAAG GCAACGGGAACTGCGTGGCTGGAGGATCGCGCCTTCATCATCATGCTGGCTCGACCAAGCAGGGATACCACAGTAACCATGGGAACCACCACCACCAGTCTCCGAGCACGCAGCAcgcacacacgccaacacacacgtCATCCTCCCACAGCTTCGGCTCTCAGGAGGGGCGTAGGCGTGGGAGGAGGAAACGCGGCTCCACCGGGGCGGCGGCCAGCGGATCCCCGAAGAGACGCTCCTTCCCCGGGGTCAGCTCCAACGGCCACTCAACAGGATCCCCACTCAACATTAACTCCATG GTGAACAACATCAACCAGCCTCTGGAAATCTCCGCCATTTCTTCTCCAGAACAATCAAGCCGCAGCCCCCACGGTCCTGACCTGGACCAGCCCCCCGTCTTGAAGAGAGAGCGCCCTCTGGAGCTCAATGGTACTGGTCGATACTCGACCGCTCCCAGCTCGGATGACGAGGACTCAGGATATCCTCCTGACAGCTCCAGTTCCCG CATCGAAAGAAAAATAGCCACTATATCACTGGAGAGCAGAGAGGGTCATGGTAGGCTGGGTGACGGGGAACGAG GAAGGAAATCTGGCAGCAGCAGTGGTAACAGCACAGGCAGTGAGGCTTCCTCTTCATCCTTTTGTTCAAACAGCAAGTGGAAATCAACGTTTTCCCCCATATCAGACCCCAAGCAGCCCAACTCAGACCTCAGGCAGGGGGGCTCCCCGTTCAGCACGGGGGGCTCGAGCCGAAGCACAGACTCCGACTCGGACTACAAGCAGCAGAATGGGAGGAAAGCGGGCGACGGGGATTCCTCCAGCTACATGACCCCCAACCCTTTCCTCAGTCAGGAGACGGGAACGTGGGCAGTAGCAAGCAGCAGCGTCCAGGGAGGGACCGCTTCAGACCAGCGGCAGGTTCTTCAGAAGCAGAAGGGCCCCCGCGACTGGGAGCTGAAGACCACCAGCAGCATGGCCAGTCAGAACCTCTTCATCGCTGCCGCTGCCGCCACCAGCGGAGGCGGCATTCTGAATGGGAAAGTTGGGGGCAGTCCTGTGGCGGTATCCTCAACCACTGGGTCAGCGATGGGGCAGTACCTGGGCTCCCAGTTTCCACTTGGAGGAGCCTCAGTCCTGCAGTCCTTGTTCGGGGCCCAGACGGGTGTCACTGTGAACGGGACCTCCCGGCTCGTGAACGGACACTCTGCCCTCGGCAGCTTCGCCAGCGCGGGGCTGGCAGggggagcagcagcaggag GTATTTTTCACCATGTGGTTCCCTCAGCGTCCTCCCATCAGTTTGGGGCGACGCTGTCCACCTCTGGAGGCCTCAGCTCTCTGCTCagtctctcctcctcttcctctgcctccCCCCAAACCCAACAGCACACCACCGCTCCGCCTGCCCCCACGCGCCTCACCTCTGTGTCTTCATCTGTCCCACTCTCGCCGTCCCAGGCCCAGCACAGCCGCACACAGTCAGTGCTGCACAGCCCCTCCCCTCCCACTCTCTTGCTGCCCCCTCCACCGCCCCTTCACAGTgtcccttcctcctcctcttcctcttcagcCTCCACACACCCTGACGTCTCGCCATCTTCTAGGTCAGACCCCCTCCACCCCTCGCGTCTGCCCCAGCCGTCCCTCCATCACCAGCGAATACACTTATCTCTCTCGCTTTCCATCACCACCTCCTCCACTGCTTCAACTTCTGTCTGCACCACTGTCGCTGCTTCCCCCTCCGTCCCCTCTTCGTCTCTGTCCACCTTGTCCTCGTCTCGTCCATTCGCAGTGCACTACTCCCCCCGGCTGCCCCTTCCCCCACCGCCGAGCGTCTCAGGCGGTGGCGGGAGCATGTGGAGGACTCAGGGTATGCATGGGCCCCACACCGCCGCCCAGATCCCCGGCTCCCGACTCAGATAG